Proteins encoded within one genomic window of Pseudorasbora parva isolate DD20220531a chromosome 3, ASM2467924v1, whole genome shotgun sequence:
- the gbgt1l1 gene encoding globoside alpha-1,3-N-acetylgalactosaminyltransferase 1, like 1, which produces MRLRQSYNIFLFGMSVGLSLSGLIFLGYTSSWFSWTDVVSVTPWLAPVVWEGTFDSSLIDSIYKQQNITIATTVFALGKYTCFIKDFLESAEENYFVGFRVHYYLFTDQPEAVPEVKMGENHHLTVRRVPSLDRWQDISMGRMGILEKFIENELVNKANYIFCLDVDTKFYGRWGVETLGRLVGVLHPWFFDYPRDQFTYERRQESQAFIPAGEGDYYYTAAAFGGSLADVHHLTKTCRKQLNIDAANSIEAIWHEESHLNKYFLYNKPSKILSPEYLWRDISISVGQVKMIRFSHIAKNNAEVRPNIVSKS; this is translated from the exons ATGCGACTCCGTCAGAGTTATAATATCTTCCTTTTTGGCATGTCTGTTGGCTTATCTCTGAGTGG GCTCATTTTCTTGGGCTACACTTCCAGTTGGTTTAG TTGGACAGACGTTGTTTCTGTGACACCGTGGTTAGCCCCAGTTGTTTGGGAGGGAACCTTTGACTCCAGTCTGATCGACTCTATCTACAAACAACAAAACATCACTATAGCGACCACTGTCTTCGCTTTGGGAAA ATACACGTGCTTTATCAAAGATTTTCTGGAGTCAGCGGAGGAGAATTACTTTGTTGGATTTAGAGTGCATTACTACTTGTTTACGGATCAACCAGAAGCAGTTCCTGAAGTAAAGATGGGTGAAAATCATCATTTGACAGTTCGGCGCGTTCCGAGTTTGGACAGATGGCAGGACATCAGTATGGGCAGGATGGGAATACTGGAAAAATTTATAGAGAACGAACTGGTCAATAAAGCCAACTATATTTTCTGCCTGGACGTGGATACAAAGTTCTATGGCCGCTGGGGGGTGGAGACTTTGGGTCGTCTGGTTGGTGTGCTACATCCTTGGTTCTTTGATTATCCAAGGGATCAGTTCACTTATGAGCGTAGACAAGAGTCTCAAGCATTCATTCCAGCTGGGGAAGGTGACTATTATTACACTGCTGCTGCATTTGGTGGCTCATTGGCAGATGTACACCACCTCACCAAAACCTGCCGGAAACAGCTGAACATTGATGCCGCAAATTCCATTGAGGCGATATGGCACGAGGAGTCTCACTTGAACAAGTATTTCCTTTATAACAAACCTAGTAAAATTCTCTCTCCTGAATATTTGTGGCGGGACATCAGTATAAGTGTAGGGCAAGTGAAAATGATTCGCTTCTCTCATATTGCTAAAAACAATGCAGAAGTTCGCCCAAACATTGTTAGCAAGTCTTAA